The Aerosakkonema funiforme FACHB-1375 nucleotide sequence TCGATCCCGGTCATCCTTTTCCTTATATTTCCAATCTCAGTCTCAATCTTGCCGTCGTAGTTCAAGACCCGGACACCGGAGAGGAATTGTTTGCCCGCGTTAAAGTCCCGAAGATGTTGCCCCGGTTTTTACGATTGCCGGAAGAATTGCGGGATAGTACCGATATCTGGACGGGAGTTCCTCTGGAACAAGTAATTGCCCATAATTTGGCATCATTGTTTCCCGGTATGAATATTCAGGAATGCCATCCGTTCCGAATTACTCGCCACGCCGACTTGACAGTAGAAGAAGACGAAGCCGAAGATTTGCTTTTAGCGATCGAACAAGAACTCCGCAAACGTCGCTTGGCAGGATCGGTAGTGCGTCTGGAAATTCAAGCCACTACCTCCGATCCGGTACGCCAAACTTTAATGCAAGAATTATCTTTGAACCAGAACCAAGTCTATGAAGTAGAAGGTTTGCTGGGACTGGGCGATTTAATGGCATTTATGGAATTGCCCCTACCAGAACTCAAAGATCCTGCCTGGACTCCAGTAGTACCCCCCCGCGTGCGCCGCATCGTCGAACCCGATGGGTCTCATTTCCAAAGGGATACAGAAGAAGGAGAAGATTTTTTCAGCGTCATTCGCGCCTCGGATTTGCTGTTACACCACCCCTATCACTCTTTTGCCGCTACCGTGCAGCGCTTCATCACCCAAGCCGCACACGACCCAAACGTTCTGGCGATTAAAATGACTCTCTACCGCACTTCTGGAGATTCGCCGATCGTCAATGCTTTGATTGCAGCCGCAGAAAATGGCAAACAGGTGGCGGTGCTGGTAGAACTCAAAGCTCGCTTTGATGAAGAAAACAATATCATCTGGGCACGCAAGCTGGAACAAGCTGGAGTTCATGTCGTGTACGGTTTGGTCGGTTTGAAAACTCACACCAAAGTCGTACTGGTAGTACGTCGGGAAGACGATCGCATTCGCCGCTACGTCCACATCGGTACTGGCAACTATAACCCCAAAACTGCCCGTATTTATACTGATCTGGGATTGCTAAGCTGTCGTGAAGAATTGGGAGCAGATCTGACGGATTTGTTTAATTATTTAACAGGTTACTCGCGACAGCGGTCTTACCGCAAGCTGATGGTAGCACCTGTAAACCTGCGCGATCGCATGACTTCTCTGATTCTGCGAGAAGCGGAACATTGTCAAAAAGGTCATTCCGGTCGCATTGTCGTCAAGATGAACTCACTGGTCGATCCCAAGATTATTGCTGCTCTCTACGAAGCTTCCCGTGCCGGCGTTCA carries:
- the ppk1 gene encoding polyphosphate kinase 1, with protein sequence MAKTKKTTTAINLRDPQYYFSRELSWLEFNHRVLHEAIDPRTPLLERLKFMAIFSSNLDEYFMVRVAGLKQQVEANVSRPTPDGRTPSEQLDLIGQRLRPLVTQQHQHFEQELRPQLAKRGVHILDYMDLNQEQRIYLQNYFEEQIFPVLTPLAVDPGHPFPYISNLSLNLAVVVQDPDTGEELFARVKVPKMLPRFLRLPEELRDSTDIWTGVPLEQVIAHNLASLFPGMNIQECHPFRITRHADLTVEEDEAEDLLLAIEQELRKRRLAGSVVRLEIQATTSDPVRQTLMQELSLNQNQVYEVEGLLGLGDLMAFMELPLPELKDPAWTPVVPPRVRRIVEPDGSHFQRDTEEGEDFFSVIRASDLLLHHPYHSFAATVQRFITQAAHDPNVLAIKMTLYRTSGDSPIVNALIAAAENGKQVAVLVELKARFDEENNIIWARKLEQAGVHVVYGLVGLKTHTKVVLVVRREDDRIRRYVHIGTGNYNPKTARIYTDLGLLSCREELGADLTDLFNYLTGYSRQRSYRKLMVAPVNLRDRMTSLILREAEHCQKGHSGRIVVKMNSLVDPKIIAALYEASRAGVQIDAIVRGVCCLRPGLPDVSENIRIISIVGRFLEHSRIYYFHNAGQEEVYIGSADWMTRNLDRRVEAIVAVEDANLAKDLQEILGIMLADNRKAWELQPDGSYIQRRPTDSASEQNAQAILMEMALSSGGTA